In Mastacembelus armatus chromosome 22, fMasArm1.2, whole genome shotgun sequence, a genomic segment contains:
- the LOC113129020 gene encoding uncharacterized protein C14orf132 — protein MDLSFMAAQIPVMTGAFMDSSPNDDYSAEHSLFNSSASVHAAASAASVHGQQDESQSMSSDAIWLWIAIVATIGNIVVVGVVYACTF, from the coding sequence ATCCCAGTTATGACGGGAGCCTTCATGGACTCCTCGCCCAATGACGACTACAGTGCCGAGCACTCACTCTTCAATTCCTCAGCCAGCGTCCATGCAGCTGCATCAGCCGCCTCGGTACACGGCCAACAGGATGAGTCGCAGTCTATGTCTAGTGATGCCATCTGGCTGTGGATCGCCATCGTTGCTACCATTGGAAACATTGTGGTGGTGGGCGTTGTCTACGCCTGCACTTTCTGA